One genomic window of Oncorhynchus kisutch isolate 150728-3 linkage group LG24, Okis_V2, whole genome shotgun sequence includes the following:
- the LOC109869382 gene encoding RNA-binding protein 39 isoform X1: MADDFDIEAMLEAPYRKDEIKSSSANGHEERSSKKKKRSHSRSSRSPSSDKRRSKSKDRKKSRDRKRSKSREKKRSRSKERRRSGSHSRERAGRYRGRRSPFLGPKFNGGPGGKNGPPHANKLSRRRSRSRSPFKKDKSPVRQPIDNLTPEERDARTVFCMQLAARIRPRDLEDFFSAVGKVRDVRMISDRNSRRSKGIAYIEFLEANSVPLAIGLTGQRLLGVPIIVQASQAEKNRAAAMANNLQKGNAGPMRLYVGSLHFNITEDMLRGIFEPFGRIESIQLMMDSETARSKGYGFISFADAECAKKALEQLNGFELAGRPMKVGNVTERTDSSTASSFLDNDELERTGIDLGTTGRLQLMARLAEGTGLQIPPAAQQALQMSGSMHSSSIHFGNMAAGTDIQARLNPPPEAVANPALNLGPSMNQAMNLPTQPLATHCLQLSNMFSPQSENEPGWDIEIQDDVMEECNKHGGIVHIYVDKNSPQGNVYVKCPTIPTAMAAVNALHGRWFAGKMITAAYVPLPTYHNLFPDSVTATQLLMPSRR; encoded by the exons ATGGCAGACGATTTTGACATTGAGGCTATGCTAGAGGCTCCATACAGAAAG GATGAGATCAAGTCCTCTAGCGCTAATGGACATGAGGAGCGCAGTAGTAAGAA GAAAAAGAGGAGCCACAGTAGGAGTAGTCGGAGCCCGAGCTCTGACAAGCGCAGAAGCAAGAGCAAAGACAGGAAGAAGAGCCGGGACAGGAAGAGGAGCAAGAGTCGGGAGAAGAAACGCAGCCGCAGTAAGGAGCGCCGCCGCAGCGGCTCCCATAGCAGGGAGCGTGCCGGGCGCTACAGAGGACGCCGCAGCCCCTT TTTGGGGCCAAAATTTAACGGTGGTCCAGGAGGGAAGAATGGCCCACCACATGCCAACAAACTAAG TCGTAGGCGCTCAAGAAGTCGTAGTCCCTTCAAGaaagacaagagtccagtaag GCAACCAATTGACAACCTGACCCCAGAGGAGAGGGATGCCCGTACTGTGTTCTGTATGCAGCTGGCAGCCAGAATCAGACCACGAGATCTAGAGGACTTCTTCTCTGCTGTGGGGAAA GTGAGAGACGTGAGGATGATCTCCGATAGAAACTCCAGGAGGTCAAAGGGCATCGCCTACATTGAGTTTCTGGAGGCGAATTCGGTCCCATTGGCTATTGGCTTGACTGGACAGAGACTTCTTGGAGTGCCCATCATTGTCCAGGCCTCTCAG gctgAGAAGAACAGAGCAGCAGCAATGGCCAACAACCTTCAGAAGGGTAATGCTGGCCCCATGCGGCTGTACGTGGGCTCTCTGCACTTCAACATCACAGAGGACATGCTGCGAGGCATCTTCGAGCCTTTCGGAAGG ATTGAGAGCATACAGCTGATGATGGACAGTGAAACTGCACGATCCAAAGGATATGGTTTCATCTCA TTTGCAGATGCAGAGTGCGCTAAGAAAGCATTGGAGCAGTTGAATGGCTTTGAGCTGGCCGGACGGCCCATGAAGGTTGGTAACGTGACAGAACGCACCGACTCCTCCACCGCCAGCTCCTTCCTGGACAACGACGAGCTGGAGAGGACGGGCATTGACCTGGGCACCACCGGGCGCCTGCAGCTCATGGCCCGGCTGGCAGAGG GTACTGGTCTTCAGATTCCTCCAGCTGCACAACAGGCTCTACAGATGAGTGGTTCCATGCACTCCTCTTCAATCCACTTCGGCAACATGGCAGCTGGTACAG ACATACAAGCCAGGCTGAACCCACCCCCTGAAG CTGTTGCCAACCCTGCCCTGAACCTGGGTCCAAGCATGAACCAGGCCATGAACCTCCCAACTCAACCACTGGCTACACACTGCCTACAGCTGTCCAACATGTTCAGCCCACAGTC GGAAAATGAGCCTGGTTGGGACATTGAGATTCAAGATGACGTCATGGAGGAGTGCAACAAACATGGTGGAATTGTCCATATATATGTCGACAAGAACTCACCTCAG GGCAACGTGTACGTAAAATGCCCCACTATCCCAACAGCGATGGCTGCGGTGAATGCCCTACATGGACGGTGGTTTGCAG GTAAAATGATCACTGCGGCGTACGTACCCCTCCCAACCTACCATAACCTTTTCCCTGATTCAGTAACGGCCACCCAGCTACTGATGCCTTCGCGGCGATAA
- the LOC109869382 gene encoding RNA-binding protein 39 isoform X4, producing the protein MADDFDIEAMLEAPYRKDEIKSSSANGHEERSSKKKKRSHSRSSRSPSSDKRRSKSKDRKKSRDRKRSKSREKKRSRSKERRRSGSHSRERAGRYRGRRSPFRRRSRSRSPFKKDKSPVRQPIDNLTPEERDARTVFCMQLAARIRPRDLEDFFSAVGKVRDVRMISDRNSRRSKGIAYIEFLEANSVPLAIGLTGQRLLGVPIIVQASQAEKNRAAAMANNLQKGNAGPMRLYVGSLHFNITEDMLRGIFEPFGRIESIQLMMDSETARSKGYGFISFADAECAKKALEQLNGFELAGRPMKVGNVTERTDSSTASSFLDNDELERTGIDLGTTGRLQLMARLAEGTGLQIPPAAQQALQMSGSMHSSSIHFGNMAAGTAVANPALNLGPSMNQAMNLPTQPLATHCLQLSNMFSPQSENEPGWDIEIQDDVMEECNKHGGIVHIYVDKNSPQGNVYVKCPTIPTAMAAVNALHGRWFAGKMITAAYVPLPTYHNLFPDSVTATQLLMPSRR; encoded by the exons ATGGCAGACGATTTTGACATTGAGGCTATGCTAGAGGCTCCATACAGAAAG GATGAGATCAAGTCCTCTAGCGCTAATGGACATGAGGAGCGCAGTAGTAAGAA GAAAAAGAGGAGCCACAGTAGGAGTAGTCGGAGCCCGAGCTCTGACAAGCGCAGAAGCAAGAGCAAAGACAGGAAGAAGAGCCGGGACAGGAAGAGGAGCAAGAGTCGGGAGAAGAAACGCAGCCGCAGTAAGGAGCGCCGCCGCAGCGGCTCCCATAGCAGGGAGCGTGCCGGGCGCTACAGAGGACGCCGCAGCCCCTT TCGTAGGCGCTCAAGAAGTCGTAGTCCCTTCAAGaaagacaagagtccagtaag GCAACCAATTGACAACCTGACCCCAGAGGAGAGGGATGCCCGTACTGTGTTCTGTATGCAGCTGGCAGCCAGAATCAGACCACGAGATCTAGAGGACTTCTTCTCTGCTGTGGGGAAA GTGAGAGACGTGAGGATGATCTCCGATAGAAACTCCAGGAGGTCAAAGGGCATCGCCTACATTGAGTTTCTGGAGGCGAATTCGGTCCCATTGGCTATTGGCTTGACTGGACAGAGACTTCTTGGAGTGCCCATCATTGTCCAGGCCTCTCAG gctgAGAAGAACAGAGCAGCAGCAATGGCCAACAACCTTCAGAAGGGTAATGCTGGCCCCATGCGGCTGTACGTGGGCTCTCTGCACTTCAACATCACAGAGGACATGCTGCGAGGCATCTTCGAGCCTTTCGGAAGG ATTGAGAGCATACAGCTGATGATGGACAGTGAAACTGCACGATCCAAAGGATATGGTTTCATCTCA TTTGCAGATGCAGAGTGCGCTAAGAAAGCATTGGAGCAGTTGAATGGCTTTGAGCTGGCCGGACGGCCCATGAAGGTTGGTAACGTGACAGAACGCACCGACTCCTCCACCGCCAGCTCCTTCCTGGACAACGACGAGCTGGAGAGGACGGGCATTGACCTGGGCACCACCGGGCGCCTGCAGCTCATGGCCCGGCTGGCAGAGG GTACTGGTCTTCAGATTCCTCCAGCTGCACAACAGGCTCTACAGATGAGTGGTTCCATGCACTCCTCTTCAATCCACTTCGGCAACATGGCAGCTGGTACAG CTGTTGCCAACCCTGCCCTGAACCTGGGTCCAAGCATGAACCAGGCCATGAACCTCCCAACTCAACCACTGGCTACACACTGCCTACAGCTGTCCAACATGTTCAGCCCACAGTC GGAAAATGAGCCTGGTTGGGACATTGAGATTCAAGATGACGTCATGGAGGAGTGCAACAAACATGGTGGAATTGTCCATATATATGTCGACAAGAACTCACCTCAG GGCAACGTGTACGTAAAATGCCCCACTATCCCAACAGCGATGGCTGCGGTGAATGCCCTACATGGACGGTGGTTTGCAG GTAAAATGATCACTGCGGCGTACGTACCCCTCCCAACCTACCATAACCTTTTCCCTGATTCAGTAACGGCCACCCAGCTACTGATGCCTTCGCGGCGATAA
- the LOC109869382 gene encoding RNA-binding protein 39 isoform X2 codes for MADDFDIEAMLEAPYRKDEIKSSSANGHEERSSKKKKRSHSRSSRSPSSDKRRSKSKDRKKSRDRKRSKSREKKRSRSKERRRSGSHSRERAGRYRGRRSPFLGPKFNGGPGGKNGPPHANKLSRRRSRSRSPFKKDKSPVRQPIDNLTPEERDARTVFCMQLAARIRPRDLEDFFSAVGKVRDVRMISDRNSRRSKGIAYIEFLEANSVPLAIGLTGQRLLGVPIIVQASQAEKNRAAAMANNLQKGNAGPMRLYVGSLHFNITEDMLRGIFEPFGRIESIQLMMDSETARSKGYGFISFADAECAKKALEQLNGFELAGRPMKVGNVTERTDSSTASSFLDNDELERTGIDLGTTGRLQLMARLAEGTGLQIPPAAQQALQMSGSMHSSSIHFGNMAAGTAVANPALNLGPSMNQAMNLPTQPLATHCLQLSNMFSPQSENEPGWDIEIQDDVMEECNKHGGIVHIYVDKNSPQGNVYVKCPTIPTAMAAVNALHGRWFAGKMITAAYVPLPTYHNLFPDSVTATQLLMPSRR; via the exons ATGGCAGACGATTTTGACATTGAGGCTATGCTAGAGGCTCCATACAGAAAG GATGAGATCAAGTCCTCTAGCGCTAATGGACATGAGGAGCGCAGTAGTAAGAA GAAAAAGAGGAGCCACAGTAGGAGTAGTCGGAGCCCGAGCTCTGACAAGCGCAGAAGCAAGAGCAAAGACAGGAAGAAGAGCCGGGACAGGAAGAGGAGCAAGAGTCGGGAGAAGAAACGCAGCCGCAGTAAGGAGCGCCGCCGCAGCGGCTCCCATAGCAGGGAGCGTGCCGGGCGCTACAGAGGACGCCGCAGCCCCTT TTTGGGGCCAAAATTTAACGGTGGTCCAGGAGGGAAGAATGGCCCACCACATGCCAACAAACTAAG TCGTAGGCGCTCAAGAAGTCGTAGTCCCTTCAAGaaagacaagagtccagtaag GCAACCAATTGACAACCTGACCCCAGAGGAGAGGGATGCCCGTACTGTGTTCTGTATGCAGCTGGCAGCCAGAATCAGACCACGAGATCTAGAGGACTTCTTCTCTGCTGTGGGGAAA GTGAGAGACGTGAGGATGATCTCCGATAGAAACTCCAGGAGGTCAAAGGGCATCGCCTACATTGAGTTTCTGGAGGCGAATTCGGTCCCATTGGCTATTGGCTTGACTGGACAGAGACTTCTTGGAGTGCCCATCATTGTCCAGGCCTCTCAG gctgAGAAGAACAGAGCAGCAGCAATGGCCAACAACCTTCAGAAGGGTAATGCTGGCCCCATGCGGCTGTACGTGGGCTCTCTGCACTTCAACATCACAGAGGACATGCTGCGAGGCATCTTCGAGCCTTTCGGAAGG ATTGAGAGCATACAGCTGATGATGGACAGTGAAACTGCACGATCCAAAGGATATGGTTTCATCTCA TTTGCAGATGCAGAGTGCGCTAAGAAAGCATTGGAGCAGTTGAATGGCTTTGAGCTGGCCGGACGGCCCATGAAGGTTGGTAACGTGACAGAACGCACCGACTCCTCCACCGCCAGCTCCTTCCTGGACAACGACGAGCTGGAGAGGACGGGCATTGACCTGGGCACCACCGGGCGCCTGCAGCTCATGGCCCGGCTGGCAGAGG GTACTGGTCTTCAGATTCCTCCAGCTGCACAACAGGCTCTACAGATGAGTGGTTCCATGCACTCCTCTTCAATCCACTTCGGCAACATGGCAGCTGGTACAG CTGTTGCCAACCCTGCCCTGAACCTGGGTCCAAGCATGAACCAGGCCATGAACCTCCCAACTCAACCACTGGCTACACACTGCCTACAGCTGTCCAACATGTTCAGCCCACAGTC GGAAAATGAGCCTGGTTGGGACATTGAGATTCAAGATGACGTCATGGAGGAGTGCAACAAACATGGTGGAATTGTCCATATATATGTCGACAAGAACTCACCTCAG GGCAACGTGTACGTAAAATGCCCCACTATCCCAACAGCGATGGCTGCGGTGAATGCCCTACATGGACGGTGGTTTGCAG GTAAAATGATCACTGCGGCGTACGTACCCCTCCCAACCTACCATAACCTTTTCCCTGATTCAGTAACGGCCACCCAGCTACTGATGCCTTCGCGGCGATAA
- the LOC109869382 gene encoding RNA-binding protein 39 isoform X3, whose amino-acid sequence MADDFDIEAMLEAPYRKDEIKSSSANGHEERSSKKKKRSHSRSSRSPSSDKRRSKSKDRKKSRDRKRSKSREKKRSRSKERRRSGSHSRERAGRYRGRRSPFRRRSRSRSPFKKDKSPVRQPIDNLTPEERDARTVFCMQLAARIRPRDLEDFFSAVGKVRDVRMISDRNSRRSKGIAYIEFLEANSVPLAIGLTGQRLLGVPIIVQASQAEKNRAAAMANNLQKGNAGPMRLYVGSLHFNITEDMLRGIFEPFGRIESIQLMMDSETARSKGYGFISFADAECAKKALEQLNGFELAGRPMKVGNVTERTDSSTASSFLDNDELERTGIDLGTTGRLQLMARLAEGTGLQIPPAAQQALQMSGSMHSSSIHFGNMAAGTDIQARLNPPPEAVANPALNLGPSMNQAMNLPTQPLATHCLQLSNMFSPQSENEPGWDIEIQDDVMEECNKHGGIVHIYVDKNSPQGNVYVKCPTIPTAMAAVNALHGRWFAGKMITAAYVPLPTYHNLFPDSVTATQLLMPSRR is encoded by the exons ATGGCAGACGATTTTGACATTGAGGCTATGCTAGAGGCTCCATACAGAAAG GATGAGATCAAGTCCTCTAGCGCTAATGGACATGAGGAGCGCAGTAGTAAGAA GAAAAAGAGGAGCCACAGTAGGAGTAGTCGGAGCCCGAGCTCTGACAAGCGCAGAAGCAAGAGCAAAGACAGGAAGAAGAGCCGGGACAGGAAGAGGAGCAAGAGTCGGGAGAAGAAACGCAGCCGCAGTAAGGAGCGCCGCCGCAGCGGCTCCCATAGCAGGGAGCGTGCCGGGCGCTACAGAGGACGCCGCAGCCCCTT TCGTAGGCGCTCAAGAAGTCGTAGTCCCTTCAAGaaagacaagagtccagtaag GCAACCAATTGACAACCTGACCCCAGAGGAGAGGGATGCCCGTACTGTGTTCTGTATGCAGCTGGCAGCCAGAATCAGACCACGAGATCTAGAGGACTTCTTCTCTGCTGTGGGGAAA GTGAGAGACGTGAGGATGATCTCCGATAGAAACTCCAGGAGGTCAAAGGGCATCGCCTACATTGAGTTTCTGGAGGCGAATTCGGTCCCATTGGCTATTGGCTTGACTGGACAGAGACTTCTTGGAGTGCCCATCATTGTCCAGGCCTCTCAG gctgAGAAGAACAGAGCAGCAGCAATGGCCAACAACCTTCAGAAGGGTAATGCTGGCCCCATGCGGCTGTACGTGGGCTCTCTGCACTTCAACATCACAGAGGACATGCTGCGAGGCATCTTCGAGCCTTTCGGAAGG ATTGAGAGCATACAGCTGATGATGGACAGTGAAACTGCACGATCCAAAGGATATGGTTTCATCTCA TTTGCAGATGCAGAGTGCGCTAAGAAAGCATTGGAGCAGTTGAATGGCTTTGAGCTGGCCGGACGGCCCATGAAGGTTGGTAACGTGACAGAACGCACCGACTCCTCCACCGCCAGCTCCTTCCTGGACAACGACGAGCTGGAGAGGACGGGCATTGACCTGGGCACCACCGGGCGCCTGCAGCTCATGGCCCGGCTGGCAGAGG GTACTGGTCTTCAGATTCCTCCAGCTGCACAACAGGCTCTACAGATGAGTGGTTCCATGCACTCCTCTTCAATCCACTTCGGCAACATGGCAGCTGGTACAG ACATACAAGCCAGGCTGAACCCACCCCCTGAAG CTGTTGCCAACCCTGCCCTGAACCTGGGTCCAAGCATGAACCAGGCCATGAACCTCCCAACTCAACCACTGGCTACACACTGCCTACAGCTGTCCAACATGTTCAGCCCACAGTC GGAAAATGAGCCTGGTTGGGACATTGAGATTCAAGATGACGTCATGGAGGAGTGCAACAAACATGGTGGAATTGTCCATATATATGTCGACAAGAACTCACCTCAG GGCAACGTGTACGTAAAATGCCCCACTATCCCAACAGCGATGGCTGCGGTGAATGCCCTACATGGACGGTGGTTTGCAG GTAAAATGATCACTGCGGCGTACGTACCCCTCCCAACCTACCATAACCTTTTCCCTGATTCAGTAACGGCCACCCAGCTACTGATGCCTTCGCGGCGATAA
- the LOC109869382 gene encoding RNA-binding protein 39 isoform X6, producing the protein MQLAARIRPRDLEDFFSAVGKVRDVRMISDRNSRRSKGIAYIEFLEANSVPLAIGLTGQRLLGVPIIVQASQAEKNRAAAMANNLQKGNAGPMRLYVGSLHFNITEDMLRGIFEPFGRIESIQLMMDSETARSKGYGFISFADAECAKKALEQLNGFELAGRPMKVGNVTERTDSSTASSFLDNDELERTGIDLGTTGRLQLMARLAEGTGLQIPPAAQQALQMSGSMHSSSIHFGNMAAGTAVANPALNLGPSMNQAMNLPTQPLATHCLQLSNMFSPQSENEPGWDIEIQDDVMEECNKHGGIVHIYVDKNSPQGNVYVKCPTIPTAMAAVNALHGRWFAGKMITAAYVPLPTYHNLFPDSVTATQLLMPSRR; encoded by the exons ATGCAGCTGGCAGCCAGAATCAGACCACGAGATCTAGAGGACTTCTTCTCTGCTGTGGGGAAA GTGAGAGACGTGAGGATGATCTCCGATAGAAACTCCAGGAGGTCAAAGGGCATCGCCTACATTGAGTTTCTGGAGGCGAATTCGGTCCCATTGGCTATTGGCTTGACTGGACAGAGACTTCTTGGAGTGCCCATCATTGTCCAGGCCTCTCAG gctgAGAAGAACAGAGCAGCAGCAATGGCCAACAACCTTCAGAAGGGTAATGCTGGCCCCATGCGGCTGTACGTGGGCTCTCTGCACTTCAACATCACAGAGGACATGCTGCGAGGCATCTTCGAGCCTTTCGGAAGG ATTGAGAGCATACAGCTGATGATGGACAGTGAAACTGCACGATCCAAAGGATATGGTTTCATCTCA TTTGCAGATGCAGAGTGCGCTAAGAAAGCATTGGAGCAGTTGAATGGCTTTGAGCTGGCCGGACGGCCCATGAAGGTTGGTAACGTGACAGAACGCACCGACTCCTCCACCGCCAGCTCCTTCCTGGACAACGACGAGCTGGAGAGGACGGGCATTGACCTGGGCACCACCGGGCGCCTGCAGCTCATGGCCCGGCTGGCAGAGG GTACTGGTCTTCAGATTCCTCCAGCTGCACAACAGGCTCTACAGATGAGTGGTTCCATGCACTCCTCTTCAATCCACTTCGGCAACATGGCAGCTGGTACAG CTGTTGCCAACCCTGCCCTGAACCTGGGTCCAAGCATGAACCAGGCCATGAACCTCCCAACTCAACCACTGGCTACACACTGCCTACAGCTGTCCAACATGTTCAGCCCACAGTC GGAAAATGAGCCTGGTTGGGACATTGAGATTCAAGATGACGTCATGGAGGAGTGCAACAAACATGGTGGAATTGTCCATATATATGTCGACAAGAACTCACCTCAG GGCAACGTGTACGTAAAATGCCCCACTATCCCAACAGCGATGGCTGCGGTGAATGCCCTACATGGACGGTGGTTTGCAG GTAAAATGATCACTGCGGCGTACGTACCCCTCCCAACCTACCATAACCTTTTCCCTGATTCAGTAACGGCCACCCAGCTACTGATGCCTTCGCGGCGATAA
- the LOC109869382 gene encoding RNA-binding protein 39 isoform X5 yields the protein MQLAARIRPRDLEDFFSAVGKVRDVRMISDRNSRRSKGIAYIEFLEANSVPLAIGLTGQRLLGVPIIVQASQAEKNRAAAMANNLQKGNAGPMRLYVGSLHFNITEDMLRGIFEPFGRIESIQLMMDSETARSKGYGFISFADAECAKKALEQLNGFELAGRPMKVGNVTERTDSSTASSFLDNDELERTGIDLGTTGRLQLMARLAEGTGLQIPPAAQQALQMSGSMHSSSIHFGNMAAGTDIQARLNPPPEAVANPALNLGPSMNQAMNLPTQPLATHCLQLSNMFSPQSENEPGWDIEIQDDVMEECNKHGGIVHIYVDKNSPQGNVYVKCPTIPTAMAAVNALHGRWFAGKMITAAYVPLPTYHNLFPDSVTATQLLMPSRR from the exons ATGCAGCTGGCAGCCAGAATCAGACCACGAGATCTAGAGGACTTCTTCTCTGCTGTGGGGAAA GTGAGAGACGTGAGGATGATCTCCGATAGAAACTCCAGGAGGTCAAAGGGCATCGCCTACATTGAGTTTCTGGAGGCGAATTCGGTCCCATTGGCTATTGGCTTGACTGGACAGAGACTTCTTGGAGTGCCCATCATTGTCCAGGCCTCTCAG gctgAGAAGAACAGAGCAGCAGCAATGGCCAACAACCTTCAGAAGGGTAATGCTGGCCCCATGCGGCTGTACGTGGGCTCTCTGCACTTCAACATCACAGAGGACATGCTGCGAGGCATCTTCGAGCCTTTCGGAAGG ATTGAGAGCATACAGCTGATGATGGACAGTGAAACTGCACGATCCAAAGGATATGGTTTCATCTCA TTTGCAGATGCAGAGTGCGCTAAGAAAGCATTGGAGCAGTTGAATGGCTTTGAGCTGGCCGGACGGCCCATGAAGGTTGGTAACGTGACAGAACGCACCGACTCCTCCACCGCCAGCTCCTTCCTGGACAACGACGAGCTGGAGAGGACGGGCATTGACCTGGGCACCACCGGGCGCCTGCAGCTCATGGCCCGGCTGGCAGAGG GTACTGGTCTTCAGATTCCTCCAGCTGCACAACAGGCTCTACAGATGAGTGGTTCCATGCACTCCTCTTCAATCCACTTCGGCAACATGGCAGCTGGTACAG ACATACAAGCCAGGCTGAACCCACCCCCTGAAG CTGTTGCCAACCCTGCCCTGAACCTGGGTCCAAGCATGAACCAGGCCATGAACCTCCCAACTCAACCACTGGCTACACACTGCCTACAGCTGTCCAACATGTTCAGCCCACAGTC GGAAAATGAGCCTGGTTGGGACATTGAGATTCAAGATGACGTCATGGAGGAGTGCAACAAACATGGTGGAATTGTCCATATATATGTCGACAAGAACTCACCTCAG GGCAACGTGTACGTAAAATGCCCCACTATCCCAACAGCGATGGCTGCGGTGAATGCCCTACATGGACGGTGGTTTGCAG GTAAAATGATCACTGCGGCGTACGTACCCCTCCCAACCTACCATAACCTTTTCCCTGATTCAGTAACGGCCACCCAGCTACTGATGCCTTCGCGGCGATAA